The Salvia miltiorrhiza cultivar Shanhuang (shh) chromosome 1, IMPLAD_Smil_shh, whole genome shotgun sequence genome has a window encoding:
- the LOC131012120 gene encoding uncharacterized protein LOC131012120: MARRKDLSTFERAAIIQFLLEDSKEGKPARGKISAAVAKWSSSRSTINRVWAAAKKQIQKGEVICSMSRKIQRPRQKRVQLDLQLIANLDLSKRSTIRRLACGIQCSKSTVGRWIKLGLIKAHSNAIKPDLTAPNKLLRLRFSLEALEYDRIMRSVTFKNMHNTIHIDEKWFYITKTNQRFYLTPAESEPHRTCKSKKFITKVMFMCAVCRPIFGPDGECIFDGKIGIFPFTELVPAKRKSKNRAAGTMEWKPIQSITKEVVKDCLINKIIPAIKAKWPSFASKVIYIQQDNARPHIKDNDPDFRAAASSDGFDIHLVHQPPNSPDTNINDLGWFRAIQSLQTESVCNNVSDLLMAVKNSFDQLSAQTLNKVFLSLQSCMIEILKVKGQNCYKIPHLKKDALIRQDMLPSNLEVDSRLVRECIAYLIEQGNINGSEGFLRHLPIGMIGGTIDGLACSMQQLQIQGGTSGY, from the exons ATGGCTAGGAGAAAAGATCTCTCCACATTTGAGAGGGCAGCAATAATCCAATTCCTCCTTGAAGACAGCAAGGAAGGGAAGCCTGCTAGAGGGAAGATTTCAGCAGCTGTTGCAAAATGGAGCAGCTCACGAAGCACAATCAATCGGGTATGGGCAGCTGCAAAAAAGCAAATACAGAAGGGTGAGGTAATATGTTCCATGAGTCGAAAAATACAAAGACCAAGACAAAAGAGAGTGCAATTAGATTTACAGTTAATTGCCAACTTAGACTTGTCCAAAAGATCTACCATTCGAAGGCTTGCATGTGGGATTCAATGTAGCAAAAGTACCGTAGGAAGATGGATTAAGCTAGGGCTGATCAAAGCTCATTCCAATGCTATTAAACCCGATCTTACGGCTCCTAACAAGTTGCTTAGGCTACGGTTTTCATTAGAGGCCCTAGAGTATGATAGGATTATGAGGAGTGTGACATTTAAAAACATGCACAACACAATCCACATTGATGAAAAATGGTTCTACATAACCAAAACCAACCAAAGGTTTTACTTAACCCCTGCAGAGAGTGAGCCTCATAGAACCTGTAAAAGCAAAAAATTCATCACGAAGGTGATGTTTATGTGTGCAGTGTGTAGGCCTATCTTTGGCCCTGATGGAGAATGCATATTTGATGGAAAAATAGGCATTTTTCCATTTACTGAACTGGTTCCAGCAAAGAGGAAGAGTAAGAACAGGGCAGCAGGCACAATGGAGTGGAAACCCATTCAAAGTATCACCAAAGAAGTGGTGAAGGATTGCCTAATTAACAAG ATTATTCCTGCTATAAAGGCAAAGTGGCCTAGTTTTGCTAGCAAAGTCATCTACATACAGCAGGATAATGCGCGGCCACACATTAAAGACAACGACCCTGATTTCAGGGCAGCTGCCTCTAGTGATGGCTTTGACATACACCTGGTGCATCAACCACCAAACTCACCCGACACCAACATAAATGATTTGGGGTGGTTCAGGGCGATACAATCGCTACAAACTGAATCAGTTTGCAACAATGTCAGTGACTTACTTATGGCAGTTAAAAATTCATTTGATCAGTTAAGTGCACAAACCTTGAATAAGGTTTTTCTTAGCCTACAAAGTTGCATGATTGAAATACTCAAGGTAAAAGGTCAAAACTGTTACAAAATTCCCCATTTGAAGAAGGATGCCTTGATTAGGCAGGATATGCTTCCTTCAAACCTTGAAGTTGATTCAAGGCTTGTTAGGGAATGCATAGCTTACCTAATTGAGCAGGGGAATATTAATGGGAGTGAAGGTTTCTTAAGGCATCTGCCTATAGGCATGATTGGAGGCACAATAGATGGGCTGGCTTGTAGCATGCAGCAGCTACAAATTCAAGGGGGCACAAGTGGATATTGA
- the LOC131005388 gene encoding coatomer subunit gamma-like isoform X2, which yields MQIKKKMIFENFTSFKPFKNGVFAAYKPNKFKTMLRLIKKRGDDRRRQKANCSWFVAIEKRAVLTEVRSFGDPHLDKARCLPIIKKLLYLLNQGETFTKTEAAAVLSSVIKLYRFQDIHLRRMFYLIAKELCPVADEVELVTSSILKDTNSRTVIYRANAIRLLCRITIGTSSTTTQIEKCLSDAFGDKNHIVQSAALVCAINLIKRYPMMRYRIMIINLEKVLRTPAFVEYHSFYLTFMLRIAKGNVLEGETLVSIYTESINDIGFARYFSSPLSPCFLARLIRQISRARHVSVVHHPSYFEFLKSCIYHEDERVAIEGFRSLQELRDISFSEIKPALYVIQQFCCVSPKPVLRFGAFRALQKVCAAQRHAWAIPRDYITICRDENAIKLYHASDHRENEAGAEVTQVVKSQSCYAMKEASIHNLRRRQGRLQ from the exons atgcaaattaaaaaaaaaatgatatttgagaatttcACCAGCTTCAAGCCATTTAAAAATGGTGTTTTCGCAGCATACAAACCAAACAAATTTAAGACAATGCTGCGGCTGATTAAGAAGAGAGGCGACGATCGTCGTCGTCAAAAAG CAAATTGCTCTTGGTTTGTGGCGATTGAGAAGCGTGCTGTTTTAACGGAAGTTAGGAGTTTCGGTGATCCTCATTTGGATAAAGCAAGATGTTTGCCG ATCATCAAAAAGCTTCTATATCTTCTCAATCAGGGTGAAACATTCACGAag ACTGAAGCTGCAGCAGTACTTTCTTCTGTTATAAAGTTATATCGATTTCAAGATATTCATTTGAGAAGAATGTTCTATCTAATAGCAAAGGAGCTCTGCCCTGTTGCAGATGAG GTTGAATTGGTCACTAGCTCCATACTCAAAGACACCAACAGCCGCACTGTTATTTATCGAGCAAATGCTATCCGTTTACTTTGTCGGATCACTATTGGCACATCTTCAACTACAACCCAAATTGAGAAATGCCTCAGCGATGCTTTTGGGGACAAAAATCATATTGTTCAAAGTGCTGCCCTTGTGTGTGCTATTAATCTGATAAAG AGATATCCAATGATGCGCTACAGAATCATGATCATAAACCTTGAAAAAGTGCTTCGTACTCCAGCGTTTGTGGAGTACCATAGCTTTTATCTAACTTTTATG TTGCGGATAGCAAAGGGCAATGTGTTGGAAGGTGAAACGTTGGTTAGCATTTATACAGAGTCGATTAACGATATTGGATTTGCTCGTTATTTTTCTTCTCCTCTGAGTCCATGCTTCCTGGCTCGCCTCATTAGACAG ATTTCCCGAGCTAGGCATGTCAGTGTGGTGCATCATCCAAGTTACTTTGAATTCCTCAAGTCTTGTATCTATCATGAAGATGAAAGGGTTGCAATAGAAGGATTTCGGTCACTGCAAGAGTTGAGAGACATCAGTTTTAGCGAGATTAAACCTGCACTGTATGTTATACAGCAATTTTGTTGTGTTTCTCCCAAGCCTGTGCTAAGGTTTGGTGCTTTCAGGGCATTGCAAAAG GTGTGTGCGGCGCAGAGACATGCATGGGCAATTCCTAGAGATTATATTACAATTTGTCGCGACGAGAATGCAATCAAGTTATATCATGCGTCGGATCATCGT GAGAACGAGGCTGGAGCTGAAGTGACTCAAGTGGTTAAATCTCAATCCTGTTATGCAATGAAGGAAGCTTCTATTCATAACCTTAGGAGGAGACAAGGGCGATTGCAGTAG
- the LOC131005388 gene encoding coatomer subunit gamma-like isoform X1 codes for MQIKKKMIFENFTSFKPFKNGVFAAYKPNKFKTMLRLIKKRGDDRRRQKVSANCSWFVAIEKRAVLTEVRSFGDPHLDKARCLPIIKKLLYLLNQGETFTKTEAAAVLSSVIKLYRFQDIHLRRMFYLIAKELCPVADEVELVTSSILKDTNSRTVIYRANAIRLLCRITIGTSSTTTQIEKCLSDAFGDKNHIVQSAALVCAINLIKRYPMMRYRIMIINLEKVLRTPAFVEYHSFYLTFMLRIAKGNVLEGETLVSIYTESINDIGFARYFSSPLSPCFLARLIRQISRARHVSVVHHPSYFEFLKSCIYHEDERVAIEGFRSLQELRDISFSEIKPALYVIQQFCCVSPKPVLRFGAFRALQKVCAAQRHAWAIPRDYITICRDENAIKLYHASDHRENEAGAEVTQVVKSQSCYAMKEASIHNLRRRQGRLQ; via the exons atgcaaattaaaaaaaaaatgatatttgagaatttcACCAGCTTCAAGCCATTTAAAAATGGTGTTTTCGCAGCATACAAACCAAACAAATTTAAGACAATGCTGCGGCTGATTAAGAAGAGAGGCGACGATCGTCGTCGTCAAAAAG TTTCAGCAAATTGCTCTTGGTTTGTGGCGATTGAGAAGCGTGCTGTTTTAACGGAAGTTAGGAGTTTCGGTGATCCTCATTTGGATAAAGCAAGATGTTTGCCG ATCATCAAAAAGCTTCTATATCTTCTCAATCAGGGTGAAACATTCACGAag ACTGAAGCTGCAGCAGTACTTTCTTCTGTTATAAAGTTATATCGATTTCAAGATATTCATTTGAGAAGAATGTTCTATCTAATAGCAAAGGAGCTCTGCCCTGTTGCAGATGAG GTTGAATTGGTCACTAGCTCCATACTCAAAGACACCAACAGCCGCACTGTTATTTATCGAGCAAATGCTATCCGTTTACTTTGTCGGATCACTATTGGCACATCTTCAACTACAACCCAAATTGAGAAATGCCTCAGCGATGCTTTTGGGGACAAAAATCATATTGTTCAAAGTGCTGCCCTTGTGTGTGCTATTAATCTGATAAAG AGATATCCAATGATGCGCTACAGAATCATGATCATAAACCTTGAAAAAGTGCTTCGTACTCCAGCGTTTGTGGAGTACCATAGCTTTTATCTAACTTTTATG TTGCGGATAGCAAAGGGCAATGTGTTGGAAGGTGAAACGTTGGTTAGCATTTATACAGAGTCGATTAACGATATTGGATTTGCTCGTTATTTTTCTTCTCCTCTGAGTCCATGCTTCCTGGCTCGCCTCATTAGACAG ATTTCCCGAGCTAGGCATGTCAGTGTGGTGCATCATCCAAGTTACTTTGAATTCCTCAAGTCTTGTATCTATCATGAAGATGAAAGGGTTGCAATAGAAGGATTTCGGTCACTGCAAGAGTTGAGAGACATCAGTTTTAGCGAGATTAAACCTGCACTGTATGTTATACAGCAATTTTGTTGTGTTTCTCCCAAGCCTGTGCTAAGGTTTGGTGCTTTCAGGGCATTGCAAAAG GTGTGTGCGGCGCAGAGACATGCATGGGCAATTCCTAGAGATTATATTACAATTTGTCGCGACGAGAATGCAATCAAGTTATATCATGCGTCGGATCATCGT GAGAACGAGGCTGGAGCTGAAGTGACTCAAGTGGTTAAATCTCAATCCTGTTATGCAATGAAGGAAGCTTCTATTCATAACCTTAGGAGGAGACAAGGGCGATTGCAGTAG
- the LOC131005388 gene encoding coatomer subunit gamma-like isoform X6: MLRLIKKRGDDRRRQKVSANCSWFVAIEKRAVLTEVRSFGDPHLDKARCLPTEAAAVLSSVIKLYRFQDIHLRRMFYLIAKELCPVADEVELVTSSILKDTNSRTVIYRANAIRLLCRITIGTSSTTTQIEKCLSDAFGDKNHIVQSAALVCAINLIKRYPMMRYRIMIINLEKVLRTPAFVEYHSFYLTFMLRIAKGNVLEGETLVSIYTESINDIGFARYFSSPLSPCFLARLIRQISRARHVSVVHHPSYFEFLKSCIYHEDERVAIEGFRSLQELRDISFSEIKPALYVIQQFCCVSPKPVLRFGAFRALQKVCAAQRHAWAIPRDYITICRDENAIKLYHASDHRENEAGAEVTQVVKSQSCYAMKEASIHNLRRRQGRLQ; encoded by the exons ATGCTGCGGCTGATTAAGAAGAGAGGCGACGATCGTCGTCGTCAAAAAG TTTCAGCAAATTGCTCTTGGTTTGTGGCGATTGAGAAGCGTGCTGTTTTAACGGAAGTTAGGAGTTTCGGTGATCCTCATTTGGATAAAGCAAGATGTTTGCCG ACTGAAGCTGCAGCAGTACTTTCTTCTGTTATAAAGTTATATCGATTTCAAGATATTCATTTGAGAAGAATGTTCTATCTAATAGCAAAGGAGCTCTGCCCTGTTGCAGATGAG GTTGAATTGGTCACTAGCTCCATACTCAAAGACACCAACAGCCGCACTGTTATTTATCGAGCAAATGCTATCCGTTTACTTTGTCGGATCACTATTGGCACATCTTCAACTACAACCCAAATTGAGAAATGCCTCAGCGATGCTTTTGGGGACAAAAATCATATTGTTCAAAGTGCTGCCCTTGTGTGTGCTATTAATCTGATAAAG AGATATCCAATGATGCGCTACAGAATCATGATCATAAACCTTGAAAAAGTGCTTCGTACTCCAGCGTTTGTGGAGTACCATAGCTTTTATCTAACTTTTATG TTGCGGATAGCAAAGGGCAATGTGTTGGAAGGTGAAACGTTGGTTAGCATTTATACAGAGTCGATTAACGATATTGGATTTGCTCGTTATTTTTCTTCTCCTCTGAGTCCATGCTTCCTGGCTCGCCTCATTAGACAG ATTTCCCGAGCTAGGCATGTCAGTGTGGTGCATCATCCAAGTTACTTTGAATTCCTCAAGTCTTGTATCTATCATGAAGATGAAAGGGTTGCAATAGAAGGATTTCGGTCACTGCAAGAGTTGAGAGACATCAGTTTTAGCGAGATTAAACCTGCACTGTATGTTATACAGCAATTTTGTTGTGTTTCTCCCAAGCCTGTGCTAAGGTTTGGTGCTTTCAGGGCATTGCAAAAG GTGTGTGCGGCGCAGAGACATGCATGGGCAATTCCTAGAGATTATATTACAATTTGTCGCGACGAGAATGCAATCAAGTTATATCATGCGTCGGATCATCGT GAGAACGAGGCTGGAGCTGAAGTGACTCAAGTGGTTAAATCTCAATCCTGTTATGCAATGAAGGAAGCTTCTATTCATAACCTTAGGAGGAGACAAGGGCGATTGCAGTAG
- the LOC131005388 gene encoding coatomer subunit gamma-like isoform X3 yields the protein MQIKKKMIFENFTSFKPFKNGVFAAYKPNKFKTMLRLIKKRGDDRRRQKANCSWFVAIEKRAVLTEVRSFGDPHLDKARCLPTEAAAVLSSVIKLYRFQDIHLRRMFYLIAKELCPVADEVELVTSSILKDTNSRTVIYRANAIRLLCRITIGTSSTTTQIEKCLSDAFGDKNHIVQSAALVCAINLIKRYPMMRYRIMIINLEKVLRTPAFVEYHSFYLTFMLRIAKGNVLEGETLVSIYTESINDIGFARYFSSPLSPCFLARLIRQISRARHVSVVHHPSYFEFLKSCIYHEDERVAIEGFRSLQELRDISFSEIKPALYVIQQFCCVSPKPVLRFGAFRALQKVCAAQRHAWAIPRDYITICRDENAIKLYHASDHRENEAGAEVTQVVKSQSCYAMKEASIHNLRRRQGRLQ from the exons atgcaaattaaaaaaaaaatgatatttgagaatttcACCAGCTTCAAGCCATTTAAAAATGGTGTTTTCGCAGCATACAAACCAAACAAATTTAAGACAATGCTGCGGCTGATTAAGAAGAGAGGCGACGATCGTCGTCGTCAAAAAG CAAATTGCTCTTGGTTTGTGGCGATTGAGAAGCGTGCTGTTTTAACGGAAGTTAGGAGTTTCGGTGATCCTCATTTGGATAAAGCAAGATGTTTGCCG ACTGAAGCTGCAGCAGTACTTTCTTCTGTTATAAAGTTATATCGATTTCAAGATATTCATTTGAGAAGAATGTTCTATCTAATAGCAAAGGAGCTCTGCCCTGTTGCAGATGAG GTTGAATTGGTCACTAGCTCCATACTCAAAGACACCAACAGCCGCACTGTTATTTATCGAGCAAATGCTATCCGTTTACTTTGTCGGATCACTATTGGCACATCTTCAACTACAACCCAAATTGAGAAATGCCTCAGCGATGCTTTTGGGGACAAAAATCATATTGTTCAAAGTGCTGCCCTTGTGTGTGCTATTAATCTGATAAAG AGATATCCAATGATGCGCTACAGAATCATGATCATAAACCTTGAAAAAGTGCTTCGTACTCCAGCGTTTGTGGAGTACCATAGCTTTTATCTAACTTTTATG TTGCGGATAGCAAAGGGCAATGTGTTGGAAGGTGAAACGTTGGTTAGCATTTATACAGAGTCGATTAACGATATTGGATTTGCTCGTTATTTTTCTTCTCCTCTGAGTCCATGCTTCCTGGCTCGCCTCATTAGACAG ATTTCCCGAGCTAGGCATGTCAGTGTGGTGCATCATCCAAGTTACTTTGAATTCCTCAAGTCTTGTATCTATCATGAAGATGAAAGGGTTGCAATAGAAGGATTTCGGTCACTGCAAGAGTTGAGAGACATCAGTTTTAGCGAGATTAAACCTGCACTGTATGTTATACAGCAATTTTGTTGTGTTTCTCCCAAGCCTGTGCTAAGGTTTGGTGCTTTCAGGGCATTGCAAAAG GTGTGTGCGGCGCAGAGACATGCATGGGCAATTCCTAGAGATTATATTACAATTTGTCGCGACGAGAATGCAATCAAGTTATATCATGCGTCGGATCATCGT GAGAACGAGGCTGGAGCTGAAGTGACTCAAGTGGTTAAATCTCAATCCTGTTATGCAATGAAGGAAGCTTCTATTCATAACCTTAGGAGGAGACAAGGGCGATTGCAGTAG